The following are from one region of the Anabaena sphaerica FACHB-251 genome:
- a CDS encoding TetR/AcrR family transcriptional regulator, which translates to MYKQRIDDNAVVKSVRNKGGAKSVRQVRDAEVTQQQILDAAEIEFAKDGLKGARLSAIADRAKITTAMIHYYFENKEGLYKAVLQRPINQALSVVSQLDLEQLHPEEALKQIIRSAIAYEVAYPHRQMLWFQEASQNQGLYFKQINPMTLYAPLLKVLERGINEGCFRPVDPFLTLTHIISVCIFYFTVQENWKHLTPDIDRLSPEMVEKHTESAIALILGGLLVSDYLKFQH; encoded by the coding sequence ATGTACAAGCAACGTATAGATGATAATGCCGTGGTCAAATCTGTGAGGAATAAGGGAGGTGCTAAATCAGTGCGTCAGGTGCGGGATGCAGAGGTGACACAGCAGCAAATTCTGGATGCAGCGGAGATTGAGTTTGCTAAAGATGGGTTAAAGGGGGCGCGGTTGAGTGCGATCGCTGATCGTGCCAAAATTACTACAGCGATGATTCACTATTATTTTGAGAATAAAGAAGGTTTGTATAAAGCGGTTTTGCAGCGTCCGATTAATCAAGCGTTGTCAGTGGTAAGTCAATTAGATTTGGAACAGTTACACCCAGAAGAAGCATTAAAGCAAATTATTCGTAGTGCGATCGCTTATGAAGTCGCTTATCCCCATCGTCAAATGTTGTGGTTTCAGGAAGCGAGTCAAAATCAGGGTTTGTATTTCAAGCAGATTAACCCCATGACTTTATACGCACCACTGCTTAAAGTTTTAGAAAGAGGGATCAACGAAGGATGTTTCCGGCCTGTAGATCCATTTTTGACCTTGACTCATATTATCAGTGTGTGCATTTTCTACTTTACTGTGCAGGAAAACTGGAAACATTTGACACCAGACATAGATCGCCTCAGTCCAGAAATGGTAGAAAAACATACTGAAAGTGCGATCGCTTTAATTTTAGGTGGTTTGTTGGTTAGCGATTATTTGAAATTTCAACACTGA
- a CDS encoding Rieske 2Fe-2S domain-containing protein: MTLLQGAPWLLAHRSMLKPNQPFKISLYGQDYVLWQDNTGKINCLPNACPHLGAMLSEGWCVTKADGSSTVVCPFHALEFDSNGCTVLPNSNKQTKPLLQPLELIIQGDFIWTYGGYEPKIIIPTILKDFASEYEFLGHTKNFSVKTELLTMLLNMHDYDHQNGTHRPLFEIEKVDFKQFIDNGHHSHAYFDLIRKPPKLNDLLKNPGLLAIPNTINAHLENFFPCFVVVHGESPVASVKQIHFFIPESETHTRTYVLVYGKVKNPVAHLIKKNFVRLAEVIVEQDVDILGKLYPNIPQHIKLNNEIGMDWVKRNFENFPMIEHR, translated from the coding sequence ATGACCCTGTTACAAGGCGCACCTTGGCTATTAGCTCATCGTTCCATGCTCAAGCCCAATCAGCCTTTCAAAATCTCCCTTTACGGTCAAGATTACGTACTTTGGCAAGATAACACAGGTAAAATAAATTGCTTACCTAACGCCTGTCCCCATTTAGGTGCAATGCTTTCCGAAGGCTGGTGTGTGACAAAAGCAGATGGTAGTAGCACCGTAGTTTGTCCATTTCATGCTTTAGAATTTGACAGCAACGGTTGTACAGTTTTACCAAATAGTAATAAACAAACGAAACCCTTACTCCAACCATTAGAGTTAATTATTCAAGGTGATTTTATTTGGACTTATGGTGGATATGAACCGAAAATTATTATCCCAACCATTTTAAAAGATTTTGCCTCTGAATATGAATTTCTGGGACATACAAAAAACTTCAGCGTCAAAACCGAACTGCTGACAATGCTATTAAATATGCACGACTACGATCATCAAAATGGGACACATAGACCATTATTTGAAATTGAAAAAGTAGACTTTAAACAATTTATTGATAATGGACATCACTCCCATGCTTACTTTGATTTAATCAGAAAACCACCAAAATTAAATGACCTACTCAAAAATCCTGGACTGTTAGCAATTCCCAACACAATTAACGCCCATTTAGAAAATTTCTTTCCTTGCTTTGTAGTCGTACATGGTGAAAGTCCTGTAGCTAGTGTGAAACAAATTCATTTCTTTATTCCCGAATCAGAAACTCATACACGCACCTATGTTTTAGTATATGGTAAAGTTAAAAATCCTGTTGCCCATTTAATTAAGAAAAATTTTGTTCGTTTAGCAGAAGTAATTGTTGAGCAAGATGTGGATATATTGGGTAAACTTTATCCCAACATTCCCCAACATATAAAATTAAATAACGAAATAGGTATGGATTGGGTAAAACGCAATTTTGAGAATTTTCCCATGATTGAACATAGGTGA
- a CDS encoding cyclase family protein, producing the protein MLHHQKPNNIAYSHVIHLSHLIDIGIPQWPGDPPVKFTTVAELQDDGYYLRRFSLGEHSATHINAPNSFHSSGISIDEYSAQSLVVPAVVIDICKQAAVNADYLLTVADILVWEAEFGTIDPGRMVILYTGWQAKWLDKNAFLNQDAAGNMHFPGFGSDATQFLITERQIAGVGIDTHGVDSGQDTSFTTNRLVLAKPLLVLENLTNLDQLPPQGTTLVIGILRLRGGSGSPAAVMALF; encoded by the coding sequence ATTTTACACCACCAGAAGCCAAATAATATCGCCTACTCCCATGTTATCCACCTGAGTCATCTGATTGATATAGGTATACCACAATGGCCGGGCGATCCTCCCGTAAAATTTACTACTGTTGCTGAACTGCAAGATGATGGCTATTATCTGCGACGTTTTTCTTTAGGTGAACATAGTGCTACTCATATCAATGCCCCTAATAGTTTTCACAGTAGCGGTATCAGCATTGACGAATACTCCGCCCAATCGCTGGTAGTACCTGCTGTAGTCATAGATATTTGTAAACAAGCAGCAGTGAATGCTGATTATCTTTTAACTGTGGCTGATATTTTGGTATGGGAAGCAGAGTTTGGCACTATTGACCCTGGGCGCATGGTAATCCTTTATACGGGCTGGCAAGCTAAATGGCTGGATAAAAACGCATTTTTGAATCAAGATGCAGCAGGGAATATGCACTTTCCAGGGTTTGGGAGTGATGCTACCCAGTTTTTAATTACTGAAAGGCAAATTGCCGGCGTGGGAATTGATACACACGGTGTAGATTCAGGGCAAGACACAAGTTTTACTACTAATCGCCTAGTCTTAGCGAAGCCACTTCTTGTTTTAGAAAATCTCACCAATTTAGATCAACTTCCACCCCAAGGTACAACTTTGGTAATTGGTATTCTCCGCTTGCGTGGTGGTTCTGGTTCTCCGGCTGCGGTAATGGCGTTATTTTGA
- a CDS encoding iron-containing redox enzyme family protein codes for MLSNAEAVEKSTQTEDTTITNYDRAEQLFIELLATEDLDNTLDVEAAKVNECGRIVSTAIRTAYENGCGDRQAHRFLQRILYRINRLQLFWYDDLRHYTNERSLYLCSCRNQIETAWQDWELRQIDVASLQKWNIKQALTERTFADLEPPLSEDSYYIREEMTEAGYRHLLAIASFDGLVEGSRLSRILGGAANEVQCTLVRVLLEEYGNGRLSRKHSTFFAQMLAEFGMNTKPEGYFDLVPWEVLACANHNFLLTERKRYFLRYNGGLTYFEVAGPGAYRNYLAAAQRLGLSEKAMGYWELHIREDERHGRWMLDDVALPLAEQYPDDAWELVLGYDQEKLMGDRATKAVVQSIRKAESIALPRR; via the coding sequence ATGTTATCTAACGCCGAAGCTGTAGAAAAGAGTACGCAAACAGAAGACACAACAATTACGAACTATGACCGCGCTGAACAGCTATTTATAGAACTCCTGGCTACGGAGGATTTGGACAATACCCTGGATGTAGAAGCAGCTAAAGTTAATGAGTGTGGGCGGATAGTCTCAACAGCAATCCGCACTGCTTATGAAAACGGCTGTGGTGACAGGCAGGCTCACCGTTTTCTCCAGCGGATACTTTATCGAATTAATCGGCTCCAGCTATTTTGGTATGATGATTTGCGGCATTACACCAATGAGCGATCGCTTTACTTATGCTCATGTCGGAACCAAATTGAAACTGCGTGGCAAGATTGGGAACTAAGGCAAATCGACGTAGCATCACTGCAAAAGTGGAATATCAAACAAGCTTTAACTGAGCGCACATTTGCTGATTTAGAGCCACCACTGTCAGAGGATAGTTACTACATCCGCGAGGAGATGACTGAAGCTGGCTACCGTCACTTACTAGCGATCGCTTCCTTTGATGGTTTGGTGGAAGGTAGTCGTCTTTCCCGGATTTTGGGCGGTGCTGCTAATGAAGTACAGTGTACGCTGGTGCGGGTGCTACTGGAAGAATATGGCAATGGTCGCTTATCTCGCAAGCACTCTACATTTTTTGCCCAAATGCTGGCTGAGTTTGGCATGAATACCAAACCAGAAGGGTACTTTGATTTAGTACCGTGGGAAGTTCTAGCTTGTGCTAATCATAACTTTTTGCTGACTGAGCGCAAACGCTACTTCTTGCGTTACAACGGCGGGCTGACCTATTTTGAGGTAGCTGGGCCTGGGGCTTACAGAAATTATCTCGCAGCAGCACAACGGCTGGGATTGTCAGAGAAAGCAATGGGTTATTGGGAACTGCACATTAGAGAAGATGAACGCCACGGAAGGTGGATGTTAGATGATGTGGCTTTGCCTTTAGCAGAACAATATCCTGATGATGCCTGGGAACTGGTACTGGGGTACGACCAGGAAAAACTAATGGGCGATCGCGCTACTAAAGCTGTTGTGCAATCAATACGCAAAGCCGAATCAATCGCTTTACCCAGACGATAA
- a CDS encoding class I SAM-dependent methyltransferase produces the protein MKDIFFCPEESNFYSNCLETFVLSNCQNSESIVEFGSGDGSPIINSLLRNKSDAVIHGFELNTSAWKRANSTIDEYNLAHKYIISNSCLFESSKPKAEYLVANPPYIPAPDPDIYMPLLFGGIDGATVTNDLLSLGYENVLVLVSSFSNPISTINIAEENNYFVQNFMVLPLKFGYYSSEPKVKKYIESLRKKKMAFYSGDYYFLAGVLFKKRQESVIDLSNELAQVMTSLTNKSTY, from the coding sequence ATGAAAGATATCTTTTTTTGTCCTGAAGAATCTAATTTCTACTCAAACTGTCTAGAAACATTTGTTCTCAGCAATTGTCAAAATTCTGAGTCTATTGTTGAGTTTGGCTCAGGAGATGGTAGCCCCATCATCAATTCATTACTGAGAAATAAATCTGATGCTGTCATACATGGATTTGAATTAAATACCTCAGCATGGAAACGCGCCAATTCTACAATCGATGAATATAATCTCGCTCACAAATACATCATCTCTAATTCATGTTTATTTGAGTCTTCTAAACCCAAAGCCGAATATCTTGTAGCAAATCCACCTTATATTCCCGCACCCGATCCAGATATTTATATGCCGCTATTATTTGGGGGTATAGACGGAGCTACAGTTACCAACGATCTTTTATCATTAGGTTATGAAAATGTACTAGTTTTAGTATCTAGTTTTTCTAACCCTATAAGTACAATTAACATAGCCGAAGAGAATAACTATTTTGTGCAGAACTTCATGGTTTTACCTTTGAAGTTTGGATATTATAGTTCAGAGCCAAAAGTGAAAAAATACATAGAAAGCTTACGAAAAAAGAAAATGGCATTTTACTCTGGAGACTATTATTTTTTGGCTGGAGTCCTCTTTAAAAAGCGCCAAGAATCTGTGATCGATTTATCTAATGAACTAGCTCAGGTGATGACGAGTTTGACAAATAAAAGTACATATTAA